A single genomic interval of Nostoc commune NIES-4072 harbors:
- a CDS encoding PIN domain-containing protein: MITLYIETNFFIAFAKNQDKSSEDLVDSKFSDKMSLVKISTPSICCMESLSVLEDERNNSNRFRDNLDTERSKLQGDINSKYSKEIQKGLEEVKIKNDARINDINIRLFKVIEWAANNVELIKLESPILIDSLNQQFIPDPTDNLILHCILNHAKTSPKTSSDDQKVLLSGNFKDFGTKEIKQKLSAAGIQKYVASTGDFLGWLQSI; this comes from the coding sequence GTGATTACGCTCTATATTGAAACTAATTTTTTCATTGCTTTTGCAAAGAATCAAGATAAAAGCTCCGAGGATTTAGTAGATTCTAAATTTTCCGATAAAATGTCATTAGTAAAAATTAGTACTCCTTCAATTTGTTGTATGGAATCTCTTTCTGTCCTAGAGGATGAACGTAATAATAGCAACCGTTTTCGGGATAACTTGGATACAGAGAGAAGTAAACTACAAGGAGACATAAACTCTAAATACTCTAAAGAAATTCAAAAAGGTCTGGAAGAAGTAAAAATTAAGAATGATGCGAGAATTAATGACATTAATATTAGACTTTTTAAAGTTATTGAATGGGCTGCTAATAATGTAGAATTAATAAAATTAGAATCACCTATACTCATTGACAGCCTTAATCAACAATTTATTCCTGATCCAACAGATAATTTAATTTTGCATTGTATTCTTAATCATGCCAAAACATCTCCAAAAACATCTTCAGACGATCAGAAAGTTTTGTTAAGTGGAAATTTTAAAGACTTTGGTACAAAAGAGATTAAGCAAAAATTGAGTGCAGC